One Aneurinibacillus sp. REN35 DNA window includes the following coding sequences:
- a CDS encoding DUF2614 family zinc ribbon-containing protein gives MLFSGKLNKLRTLALGMVFIGIIIMYIGYSAFAGFLGSWFAGSAIMMSIFLVFGFLCIMGSTVMYMWLGMVSTKATQVYCPSCNKVTKVVGLRDECMFCKQPLSLDPADAPTSSPTS, from the coding sequence ATGTTATTTTCAGGCAAGCTGAATAAATTACGGACATTAGCACTCGGAATGGTATTTATTGGTATTATTATTATGTATATCGGCTACTCTGCCTTTGCAGGCTTTTTAGGATCATGGTTTGCTGGTAGTGCTATCATGATGTCCATTTTTTTAGTGTTTGGCTTTCTTTGTATTATGGGAAGTACGGTCATGTACATGTGGCTCGGTATGGTTTCCACAAAGGCTACTCAAGTATACTGTCCAAGCTGCAACAAAGTAACAAAGGTGGTCGGTCTGCGTGATGAGTGCATGTTTTGCAAACAACCTCTATCACTTGATCCAGCAGATGCTCCAACTTCTTCACCTACATCATAA